In Nasonia vitripennis strain AsymCx chromosome 2, Nvit_psr_1.1, whole genome shotgun sequence, a genomic segment contains:
- the LOC100120084 gene encoding proton-coupled amino acid transporter-like protein pathetic isoform X1 — translation MSSPSLNGSDWGVEMNALSSISAGDKPHKTKTQMRPMIAEYDPKKHGVKTELSDMVLVKYKCEKNEVPITLTNGSTLPLVERPNDEEAALYNPFEHRKLAHPTSDMDTLIHLLKGSLGSGILAMPAAFKSAGLFFGLFATFFIGAVCTYCVHILVKCAHVLCRRTQTPSLGFAEVAEAAFLIGPEPVQKYARLAKATINSFLVLDLVGCCCVYVLFVSQNVKQVVEFYTPPEHHMDLRIYMAMLLPLLIVFSLVRNLKYLAPFSMVANGLIAAGLGITFYYIFTDLPAVSTVRPVASITEMPLFFGIAIFALEGIGVVMPLENNMKTPTHFIGCPGVLNIGMFFVVTLYSTVGFFGYLKYQDKTQGSITLNLDEHDVLAQSVKLMIAAAIFFTYGLQFYVPMEIIWKNIKHRFGARKLAAEYAVRISLVIFTVCMAIAIPNLSPFISLVGALCLSTLGLMFPSIIELVTVWEQENGLGRCYWRLWKNILIIAFGVLGLLTGTYTSIGEITAGPHPTPAAANLTDALVGH, via the exons ATGAGCAGCCCGAGCCTGAACGGCAGCGACTGGGGCGTCGAGATGAACGCCCTTTCGTCGATCTCAGCGGGCGACAAACCCCACAAAACG AAAACGCAAATGCGCCCGATGATTGCCGAGTACGACCCAAAGAAGCATGGGGTGAAAACCGAACTGTCGGACATGGTGCTTGTCAA ATACAAGTGCGAGAAAAACGAGGTGCCCATCACGCTGACGAATGGCTCGACGCTGCCGCTGGTCGAGCGGCCGAACGACGAGGAGGCGGCCCTCTACAACCCGTTCGAGCACCGGAAGCTGGCCCACCCGACCAGCGACATGGACACCCTGATCCACCTGCTCAAGGGTAGCCTGGGCTCGGGCATCCTGGCGATGCCCGCGGCCTTCAAGAGCGCCGGCCTCTTCTTCGGCCTCTTCGCCACCTTCTTCATCGGGGCCGTCTGCACCTACTGCGTGCACATACTGGTCAAGTGCGCCCACGTGCTCTGCAGGCGGACGCAGACGCCGAGCCTCGGCTTCGCGGAGGTCGCCGAGGCGGCCTTCCTCATCGGGCCCGAGCCGGTCCAGAAGTACGCCAGGCTTGCCAA GGCCACGATCAACTCGTTCCTCGTGCTGGACCTCgtgggctgctgctgcgtctACGTGCTCTTCGTCTCGCAGAACGTGAAGCAGGTCGTCGAGTTCTACACCCCGCCCGAGCACCACATGGACCTGAGGATCTACATGGCCATGCTGCTCCCCCTGCTGATCGTCTTCTCGCTCGTGAGGAACCTCAAGTACCTGGCCCCCTTCTCCATGGTGGCCAACGGCCTCATCGCCGCCGGCCTGGGGATCACCTTCTACTACATCTTCACCGACCTGCCGGCCGTCTCCACGGTCAGGCCGGTCGCGAGCATCACGGAGATGCCGCTCTTCTTCGGAATCGCCATCTTCGCGCTCGAGGGCATCGGTGTG GTGATGCCCCTGGAGAACAACATGAAGACCCCGACCCACTTCATCGGCTGCCCCGGAGTCCTGAACATCGGCATGTTCTTCGTGGTGACGCTCTACAGCACCGTCGGCTTTTTCGGCTACCTCAAATACCAGGACAAGACCCAGGGCTCGATCACCCTGAACCTCGACGAGCACGACGTGCTCGCCCAGTCGGTCAAGCTCATGATCGCCGCGGCCATCTTCTTCACCTACGGCCTGCAGTTCTACGTGCCCATGGAGATCATCTGGAAGAACATCAAGCACAGGTTcggcgcgcgcaagctcgccgCCGAGTACGCGGTGCGCATCAGCCTGGTCATCTTCACCGTCTGCATGGCCATCGCCATCCCGAATCTCAGCCCGTTCATCTCGCTGGTCGGCGCGCTCTGCCTCTCGACCCTCGGCCTCATGTTCCCCTCGATCATCGAGCTCGTCACCGTCTGGGAGCAGGAGAACGGCCTCGGCCGCTGCTACTGGAGGCTCTGGAAGAACATCCTCATCATCGCCTTCGGCGTCCTCGGCCTGCTCACCGGCACCTACACCAGCATCGGCGAGATCACCGCCGGCCCCCATCCGACGCCCGCCGCGGCCAACCTCACCGACGCGCTCGTCGGCCACTAA
- the LOC100120084 gene encoding proton-coupled amino acid transporter-like protein pathetic isoform X2: protein MSRRSEDTLPVHGGNFKKTQMRPMIAEYDPKKHGVKTELSDMVLVKYKCEKNEVPITLTNGSTLPLVERPNDEEAALYNPFEHRKLAHPTSDMDTLIHLLKGSLGSGILAMPAAFKSAGLFFGLFATFFIGAVCTYCVHILVKCAHVLCRRTQTPSLGFAEVAEAAFLIGPEPVQKYARLAKATINSFLVLDLVGCCCVYVLFVSQNVKQVVEFYTPPEHHMDLRIYMAMLLPLLIVFSLVRNLKYLAPFSMVANGLIAAGLGITFYYIFTDLPAVSTVRPVASITEMPLFFGIAIFALEGIGVVMPLENNMKTPTHFIGCPGVLNIGMFFVVTLYSTVGFFGYLKYQDKTQGSITLNLDEHDVLAQSVKLMIAAAIFFTYGLQFYVPMEIIWKNIKHRFGARKLAAEYAVRISLVIFTVCMAIAIPNLSPFISLVGALCLSTLGLMFPSIIELVTVWEQENGLGRCYWRLWKNILIIAFGVLGLLTGTYTSIGEITAGPHPTPAAANLTDALVGH from the exons AAAACGCAAATGCGCCCGATGATTGCCGAGTACGACCCAAAGAAGCATGGGGTGAAAACCGAACTGTCGGACATGGTGCTTGTCAA ATACAAGTGCGAGAAAAACGAGGTGCCCATCACGCTGACGAATGGCTCGACGCTGCCGCTGGTCGAGCGGCCGAACGACGAGGAGGCGGCCCTCTACAACCCGTTCGAGCACCGGAAGCTGGCCCACCCGACCAGCGACATGGACACCCTGATCCACCTGCTCAAGGGTAGCCTGGGCTCGGGCATCCTGGCGATGCCCGCGGCCTTCAAGAGCGCCGGCCTCTTCTTCGGCCTCTTCGCCACCTTCTTCATCGGGGCCGTCTGCACCTACTGCGTGCACATACTGGTCAAGTGCGCCCACGTGCTCTGCAGGCGGACGCAGACGCCGAGCCTCGGCTTCGCGGAGGTCGCCGAGGCGGCCTTCCTCATCGGGCCCGAGCCGGTCCAGAAGTACGCCAGGCTTGCCAA GGCCACGATCAACTCGTTCCTCGTGCTGGACCTCgtgggctgctgctgcgtctACGTGCTCTTCGTCTCGCAGAACGTGAAGCAGGTCGTCGAGTTCTACACCCCGCCCGAGCACCACATGGACCTGAGGATCTACATGGCCATGCTGCTCCCCCTGCTGATCGTCTTCTCGCTCGTGAGGAACCTCAAGTACCTGGCCCCCTTCTCCATGGTGGCCAACGGCCTCATCGCCGCCGGCCTGGGGATCACCTTCTACTACATCTTCACCGACCTGCCGGCCGTCTCCACGGTCAGGCCGGTCGCGAGCATCACGGAGATGCCGCTCTTCTTCGGAATCGCCATCTTCGCGCTCGAGGGCATCGGTGTG GTGATGCCCCTGGAGAACAACATGAAGACCCCGACCCACTTCATCGGCTGCCCCGGAGTCCTGAACATCGGCATGTTCTTCGTGGTGACGCTCTACAGCACCGTCGGCTTTTTCGGCTACCTCAAATACCAGGACAAGACCCAGGGCTCGATCACCCTGAACCTCGACGAGCACGACGTGCTCGCCCAGTCGGTCAAGCTCATGATCGCCGCGGCCATCTTCTTCACCTACGGCCTGCAGTTCTACGTGCCCATGGAGATCATCTGGAAGAACATCAAGCACAGGTTcggcgcgcgcaagctcgccgCCGAGTACGCGGTGCGCATCAGCCTGGTCATCTTCACCGTCTGCATGGCCATCGCCATCCCGAATCTCAGCCCGTTCATCTCGCTGGTCGGCGCGCTCTGCCTCTCGACCCTCGGCCTCATGTTCCCCTCGATCATCGAGCTCGTCACCGTCTGGGAGCAGGAGAACGGCCTCGGCCGCTGCTACTGGAGGCTCTGGAAGAACATCCTCATCATCGCCTTCGGCGTCCTCGGCCTGCTCACCGGCACCTACACCAGCATCGGCGAGATCACCGCCGGCCCCCATCCGACGCCCGCCGCGGCCAACCTCACCGACGCGCTCGTCGGCCACTAA
- the LOC100120084 gene encoding proton-coupled amino acid transporter-like protein pathetic isoform X3: MRPMIAEYDPKKHGVKTELSDMVLVKYKCEKNEVPITLTNGSTLPLVERPNDEEAALYNPFEHRKLAHPTSDMDTLIHLLKGSLGSGILAMPAAFKSAGLFFGLFATFFIGAVCTYCVHILVKCAHVLCRRTQTPSLGFAEVAEAAFLIGPEPVQKYARLAKATINSFLVLDLVGCCCVYVLFVSQNVKQVVEFYTPPEHHMDLRIYMAMLLPLLIVFSLVRNLKYLAPFSMVANGLIAAGLGITFYYIFTDLPAVSTVRPVASITEMPLFFGIAIFALEGIGVVMPLENNMKTPTHFIGCPGVLNIGMFFVVTLYSTVGFFGYLKYQDKTQGSITLNLDEHDVLAQSVKLMIAAAIFFTYGLQFYVPMEIIWKNIKHRFGARKLAAEYAVRISLVIFTVCMAIAIPNLSPFISLVGALCLSTLGLMFPSIIELVTVWEQENGLGRCYWRLWKNILIIAFGVLGLLTGTYTSIGEITAGPHPTPAAANLTDALVGH; this comes from the exons ATGCGCCCGATGATTGCCGAGTACGACCCAAAGAAGCATGGGGTGAAAACCGAACTGTCGGACATGGTGCTTGTCAA ATACAAGTGCGAGAAAAACGAGGTGCCCATCACGCTGACGAATGGCTCGACGCTGCCGCTGGTCGAGCGGCCGAACGACGAGGAGGCGGCCCTCTACAACCCGTTCGAGCACCGGAAGCTGGCCCACCCGACCAGCGACATGGACACCCTGATCCACCTGCTCAAGGGTAGCCTGGGCTCGGGCATCCTGGCGATGCCCGCGGCCTTCAAGAGCGCCGGCCTCTTCTTCGGCCTCTTCGCCACCTTCTTCATCGGGGCCGTCTGCACCTACTGCGTGCACATACTGGTCAAGTGCGCCCACGTGCTCTGCAGGCGGACGCAGACGCCGAGCCTCGGCTTCGCGGAGGTCGCCGAGGCGGCCTTCCTCATCGGGCCCGAGCCGGTCCAGAAGTACGCCAGGCTTGCCAA GGCCACGATCAACTCGTTCCTCGTGCTGGACCTCgtgggctgctgctgcgtctACGTGCTCTTCGTCTCGCAGAACGTGAAGCAGGTCGTCGAGTTCTACACCCCGCCCGAGCACCACATGGACCTGAGGATCTACATGGCCATGCTGCTCCCCCTGCTGATCGTCTTCTCGCTCGTGAGGAACCTCAAGTACCTGGCCCCCTTCTCCATGGTGGCCAACGGCCTCATCGCCGCCGGCCTGGGGATCACCTTCTACTACATCTTCACCGACCTGCCGGCCGTCTCCACGGTCAGGCCGGTCGCGAGCATCACGGAGATGCCGCTCTTCTTCGGAATCGCCATCTTCGCGCTCGAGGGCATCGGTGTG GTGATGCCCCTGGAGAACAACATGAAGACCCCGACCCACTTCATCGGCTGCCCCGGAGTCCTGAACATCGGCATGTTCTTCGTGGTGACGCTCTACAGCACCGTCGGCTTTTTCGGCTACCTCAAATACCAGGACAAGACCCAGGGCTCGATCACCCTGAACCTCGACGAGCACGACGTGCTCGCCCAGTCGGTCAAGCTCATGATCGCCGCGGCCATCTTCTTCACCTACGGCCTGCAGTTCTACGTGCCCATGGAGATCATCTGGAAGAACATCAAGCACAGGTTcggcgcgcgcaagctcgccgCCGAGTACGCGGTGCGCATCAGCCTGGTCATCTTCACCGTCTGCATGGCCATCGCCATCCCGAATCTCAGCCCGTTCATCTCGCTGGTCGGCGCGCTCTGCCTCTCGACCCTCGGCCTCATGTTCCCCTCGATCATCGAGCTCGTCACCGTCTGGGAGCAGGAGAACGGCCTCGGCCGCTGCTACTGGAGGCTCTGGAAGAACATCCTCATCATCGCCTTCGGCGTCCTCGGCCTGCTCACCGGCACCTACACCAGCATCGGCGAGATCACCGCCGGCCCCCATCCGACGCCCGCCGCGGCCAACCTCACCGACGCGCTCGTCGGCCACTAA
- the LOC100120084 gene encoding proton-coupled amino acid transporter-like protein pathetic isoform X4, with amino-acid sequence MDTLIHLLKGSLGSGILAMPAAFKSAGLFFGLFATFFIGAVCTYCVHILVKCAHVLCRRTQTPSLGFAEVAEAAFLIGPEPVQKYARLAKATINSFLVLDLVGCCCVYVLFVSQNVKQVVEFYTPPEHHMDLRIYMAMLLPLLIVFSLVRNLKYLAPFSMVANGLIAAGLGITFYYIFTDLPAVSTVRPVASITEMPLFFGIAIFALEGIGVVMPLENNMKTPTHFIGCPGVLNIGMFFVVTLYSTVGFFGYLKYQDKTQGSITLNLDEHDVLAQSVKLMIAAAIFFTYGLQFYVPMEIIWKNIKHRFGARKLAAEYAVRISLVIFTVCMAIAIPNLSPFISLVGALCLSTLGLMFPSIIELVTVWEQENGLGRCYWRLWKNILIIAFGVLGLLTGTYTSIGEITAGPHPTPAAANLTDALVGH; translated from the exons ATGGACACCCTGATCCACCTGCTCAAGGGTAGCCTGGGCTCGGGCATCCTGGCGATGCCCGCGGCCTTCAAGAGCGCCGGCCTCTTCTTCGGCCTCTTCGCCACCTTCTTCATCGGGGCCGTCTGCACCTACTGCGTGCACATACTGGTCAAGTGCGCCCACGTGCTCTGCAGGCGGACGCAGACGCCGAGCCTCGGCTTCGCGGAGGTCGCCGAGGCGGCCTTCCTCATCGGGCCCGAGCCGGTCCAGAAGTACGCCAGGCTTGCCAA GGCCACGATCAACTCGTTCCTCGTGCTGGACCTCgtgggctgctgctgcgtctACGTGCTCTTCGTCTCGCAGAACGTGAAGCAGGTCGTCGAGTTCTACACCCCGCCCGAGCACCACATGGACCTGAGGATCTACATGGCCATGCTGCTCCCCCTGCTGATCGTCTTCTCGCTCGTGAGGAACCTCAAGTACCTGGCCCCCTTCTCCATGGTGGCCAACGGCCTCATCGCCGCCGGCCTGGGGATCACCTTCTACTACATCTTCACCGACCTGCCGGCCGTCTCCACGGTCAGGCCGGTCGCGAGCATCACGGAGATGCCGCTCTTCTTCGGAATCGCCATCTTCGCGCTCGAGGGCATCGGTGTG GTGATGCCCCTGGAGAACAACATGAAGACCCCGACCCACTTCATCGGCTGCCCCGGAGTCCTGAACATCGGCATGTTCTTCGTGGTGACGCTCTACAGCACCGTCGGCTTTTTCGGCTACCTCAAATACCAGGACAAGACCCAGGGCTCGATCACCCTGAACCTCGACGAGCACGACGTGCTCGCCCAGTCGGTCAAGCTCATGATCGCCGCGGCCATCTTCTTCACCTACGGCCTGCAGTTCTACGTGCCCATGGAGATCATCTGGAAGAACATCAAGCACAGGTTcggcgcgcgcaagctcgccgCCGAGTACGCGGTGCGCATCAGCCTGGTCATCTTCACCGTCTGCATGGCCATCGCCATCCCGAATCTCAGCCCGTTCATCTCGCTGGTCGGCGCGCTCTGCCTCTCGACCCTCGGCCTCATGTTCCCCTCGATCATCGAGCTCGTCACCGTCTGGGAGCAGGAGAACGGCCTCGGCCGCTGCTACTGGAGGCTCTGGAAGAACATCCTCATCATCGCCTTCGGCGTCCTCGGCCTGCTCACCGGCACCTACACCAGCATCGGCGAGATCACCGCCGGCCCCCATCCGACGCCCGCCGCGGCCAACCTCACCGACGCGCTCGTCGGCCACTAA